The following proteins are co-located in the Haliotis asinina isolate JCU_RB_2024 chromosome 13, JCU_Hal_asi_v2, whole genome shotgun sequence genome:
- the LOC137259386 gene encoding LOW QUALITY PROTEIN: cholinesterase 2-like (The sequence of the model RefSeq protein was modified relative to this genomic sequence to represent the inferred CDS: inserted 1 base in 1 codon; deleted 2 bases in 1 codon; substituted 6 bases at 6 genomic stop codons) yields the protein MLRPCCPSTPSCFQANDPLSSAEKHKQVPDVXYYSENCLHLAVWLPSDNSGNLAVMVWMHGGGFYCGSSRVSQYEGKCLAAENAVIVVSMNYRLGPFGFSYLDPNTIPGNTDLMDQRLALXWLKDKIANFGGDPSRVAIFGESAVGVSVGHHLESXPVXPFSSDXQCPSSSTDADIYDCLKTADAQTMADLQVSDLFSEGLAFVPVVDGYCLHDDPKTLLSSVFIKQTSVLHGFNEDEITPFLAVKLKQMRNVSTVLETLILSQQEYQSLLSFDFVAGRGIEEPIRQFHESQKSPLTDTHYLDVMIRMTSDRDFXCPHFEFERLHSPANPTYVYSFNHQLSRSPYPQWIGAAHWYELDFVFVWVLEKSLGCTVEEIXLSKTIRIIMTYWTKFPKSGRVSASESVSELTVSDNTDLSYVALDVGSNVSTEHGVIHHECVFINRILPMIPSDQPDGQGHCTRG from the exons ATGTTGCGTCCATGCTGCCCATCAACCCCATCTTGCTTTCAAGCTAATGATCCTCTTAGTTCTGCCGAGAAGCACAAGCAGGTGCCCGACGTTTAATATTACAGTGAAAACTGCCTTCATCTTGCAGTGTGGTTGCCATCAGACAATAGTGGTAATCTAGCAGTGATGGTCTGGATGCACGGCGGAGGTTTTTATTGTGGATCTTCACGAGTGTCACAATATGAGGGCAAATGCCTTGCAGCAGAGAATGCCGTCATCGTTGTTTCAATGAATTACAGATTGGGGCCATTCGGGTTCAGTTATCTTGATCCAAATACCATCCCTGGCAATACGGACTTGATggatcaaagattagccttgTAGTGGCTGAAGGACAAAATTGCCAACTTTGGTGGAGATCCATCTCGTGTGGCCATATTTGGGGAAAGTGCTGTTGGTGTCAGCGTGGGTCACCATCTGGAGTCGTGACCTGTTTGACCTTTTTCCAGTG CCCAATGTCCTTCATCGTCAACTGATGCAGATATTTATGACTGCTTGAAGACAGCAGATGCCCAAACGATGGCAGACCTTCAGGTTAGTGATTTGTTCAGTGAAGGGCTTGCATTTGTTCCAGTTGTGGATGGGTACTGCCTCCACGATGACCCCAAAACTCTTCTGTCCAGTGTATTCATCAAGCAGACCAGTGTATTGCATGGATTTAATGAAGACGAGATAACACCGTTTTTGGCAGTGAAGTTGAAGCAAATGAGAAACGTGTCCACAGTCCTCGAAACATTAATTTTAAGTCAGCAAGAGTATCAAAGTCTTCTCTCTTTTGATTTTGTTGCTGGTAGAGGAATAGAGGAACCGATTCGCCAGTTTCACGAAAGTCAGAAATCCCCTTTGACAGACACTCACTATTTGGATGTCATGATTCGCATGACTTCGGACAGGGATTTCTAGTGTCCTCATTTTGAGTTTGAGAGATTGCACTCTCCTGCTAACCCTACCTACGTCTACAGTTTTAATCATCAACTATCAAGAAGTCCATATCCACAGTGGATAGGAGCAGCCCACTGGTACGAGCTtgactttgtgtttgtttgggtCCTTGAAAAGTCTCTTGGATGTACAGTGGAGGAGATATAGCTCAGCAAGACTATCAGGATCATCATGACTTACTGGACCAAATTTCCCAAGTCAGGGAGAGTGAGTGCaagtgagagtgtga GTGAACTGACAGTGTCTGACAACACTGATCTTTCATATGTGGCCCTGGACGTTGGCAGTAATGTATCAACAGAACACGGTGTAATCCATCACGAATGTGTCTTCATT AACAGGATTCTACCTATGATTCCTTCAG ACCAACCTGACGGACAGGGACACTGCACAAGAGGATGA
- the LOC137260117 gene encoding acetylcholinesterase-like has protein sequence MGPGMRLALATVVTLLLVLPTVQTQKVSTLNGPLLGQRVSVLGKSLDVFYGIPYAKPPVGDLRFKYPEPSDPWGPEVRDARKQTPSCIQIKDADGAVEEHKKIPDDYSEDCLHLTMWAPSDNTGNLAVMVWIYGGSFNSGSTRMPQYEGKYLAAGYDVIVVSMNYRLGPLGFSYLGPDTIPGNMGLMDQRLALQWVKDNIANFGGDLTRVTIFGESAGGVSVGHHLVSPLSREVFDRAIMQSGTFSCRWGYTIPKTAKLKIKKFADHLECRSSITDADIYDCMKTADAQTMADIQLSLLDEGLTFVPVVDGHFLPDDPKSLLSSGSIKQTSVLHGFTEDETALFLAMMLPHMRNVTTLPETLILSQSEYESLLSADFITGEKIEEPVRLFYESQRAPLKDTDYFDVMIRMTTDSHYKCPHLEFDRLYTPDNPTYVYSFNHRLSISPYPQWIGAPHSYELDFVFGWVLEKSLGCTEEEMELSRTIMTYWTNFAKSGDPNAPVPVMVKWPVSDNTDLSYMTLDVGSKLAAGHGVVHHECVFMNRIRPMISKDPPDGQEYCTRG, from the exons ATGGGTCCTGGGATGAGGCTTGCACTTGCCACGGTTGTGACGTTGTTGCTAGTGTTGCCTACTGTGCAAACACAGAAAGTTTCAACTCTAAATGGCCCACTTCTAGGACAACGAGTGTCAGTGTTGGGCAAATCCCTTGACGTATTCTATGGAATCCCATATGCCAAGCCTCCTGTAGGTGATCTCCGCTTCAAATACCCAGAACCGTCAGATCCATGGGGACCGGAAGTTAGAGATGCACGAAAACAAACGCCATCCTGCATCCAAATTAAAGATGCTGATGGCGCAGTTGAGGAGCACAAAAAGATACCAGACGATTACAGTGAAGACTGCCTTCATCTTACAATGTGGGCGCCATCAGATAATACTGGCAATCTAGCCGTGATGGTCTGGATCTACGGTGGATCTTTCAATAGTGGATCTACACGAATGCCACAATATGAAGGAAAATACCTTGCAGCAGGGTATGACGTCATCGTTGTTTCAATGAATTACAGACTGGGGCCTTTGGGGTTCAGCTATCTGGGGCCAGATACCATCCCTGGCAACATGGGCTTGATGGATCAACGACTGGCCTTACAGTGGGTGAAGGACAATATTGCCAACTTTGGTGGAGATCTAACCCGAGTGACCATATTTGGAGAAAGTGCTGGAGGTGTCAGTGTGGGTCATCACCTGGTGTCACCTCTGTCTCGTGAGGTGTTTGACAGAGCGATCATGCAGAGTGGGACCTTCAGTTGCCGTTGGGGATACACCATACCTAAAACagcaaaattgaaaataaagaagtttgcTGATCATCTCGAATGCCGTTCGTCTATAACTGATGCAGACATCTATGACTGCATGAAGACAGCAGATGCCCAAACTATGGCAGATATTCAGCTTAGTTTGTTAGATGAAGGGCTTACATTTGTTCCAGTTGTGGATGGACACTTCCTCCCCGATGACCCAAAGTCTCTTCTGTCCAGTGGATCCATCAAGCAGACCAGTGTATTGCATGGGTTTACTGAAGACGAGACAGCTCTGTTTTTGGCAATGATGTTGCCGCACATGAGAAACGTAACCACACTACCGGAAACATTGATTTTAAGTCAGTCAGAGTATGAAAGTCTTCTTTCGGCTGACTTTATTACCGGTGAGAAAATTGAAGAGCCTGTTCGCCTGTTTTATGAAAGTCAGAGAGCGCCTCTAAAAGACACTGATTATTTTGATGTCATGATTCGTATGACTACAGATAGTCATTACAAGTGTCCTCATCTCGAGTTTGACAGATTGTACACTCCTGACAACCCCACCTACGTGTACAGCTTTAATCACCGACTATCAATTAGTCCATATCCACAGTGGATTGGAGCACCCCATTCGTACGAGCTTGACTTTGTGTTTGGCTGGGTTCTGGAAAAGTCTCTTGGATGTACAGAGGAGGAGATGGAACTCAGCAGGACCATCATGACGTATTGGACCAACTTTGCCAAGTCAGG CGATCCGAACGCTCCGGTCCCCGTCATGGTGAAATGGCCTGTTTCTGACAACACTGATCTCTCCTACATGACCCTTGACGTGGGCAGCAAATTAGCAGCAGGACATGGGGTAGTTCACCACGAATGTGTCTTCATGAACAGGATTCGACCTATGATTTCAAAAG ACCCACCGGACGGGCAGGAGTACTGCACAAGAGGATGA